Genomic window (Bombus pascuorum chromosome 8, iyBomPasc1.1, whole genome shotgun sequence):
aaggaagaagagaagaaagaaaagaagggaatAGCTGCTTCCTTTTCCCTCCTCCTTTCAACCCTCGCGTTTACGATGTCACGGTGGGGGAGGTAGAGTTACTACGACGAGAAGTTTTTCACGGCCTTTCCTGGCGAGTTGGGCGAGGGCGGAGATGATGGAGGCGGCGGATCGGCAGTTTGAAAGACGCAGCAAGAAACGTGGTAGTGGGAAAGAGGATTGGTGTGGGGTGGGTGGGCGGTCTGGGTGGGGTGCAAGAGGTGGAGAATGGTCTACCGaggaaataaagagaaagaagaaaagagagaagcagGGAAAGACAGCGGGGGATGATGTTCCAAGCCTATGCAATCAGCAGCCGCCGATTGTTTGGCGCCCGGGCGCAACGATCCGTGCACAGCGCTGTCTGCCTTTTCGCGCTGCCACTGCACACCAGCAATGCTTGACGATTATGCACTCGCTTCTCCGCCGCCAGATAATTAGGAGTTAATTAACTAATGGCCCTTTATGCGTACCCTTCTTGCTCCACAGCCTCTCTTTCCTTCATCCGTGTACCATTCTGCGAACAAGCTGCCCGTTCCTCCGTCTTCCTCGCTCCTCCTCGCTGCTACTCGCTCTTCGTCCTTCTCCTCCAACGCAACCTTCCCCCatttctctcgctctttcgCCTCTTCcgccctctctctctctctctctctctctctctctctctcctcgtCTACATCGCGGCCTGTCCTACCCCCCTCGCACCCCCTTTACGAACCCTCCCCCCCTTTTACCTACGTTGGTTCCCGACGTCGACCCCTTTAGACCCGTTCCCGTGTCTCTCCGCTCCTCGTCATTTTCCAATTCCCCTCGCTGGCACCACCGTCCTTTGTGCTCCTCCTTAGACGCGGAGGAACGTTTGAATGCCAACCACCGGGCCGCCACCGGTCCGTGGCTTTTTTGTCTTCCCCGCGAGGTTTGATATGTCGTAATGGTATGACGCAGCGCGGTGCACCCAAGGAAAAAAAGGCTACACTCGCTCCTCTGATTTCGCGGCCTTTTGTCAACCGAGATCCGAACCGCGTACGAGCGTCAAACACACGCAAGAACCACGCCAGCCGGATAGAAAATGCACGCTGCTTTCTTTATCCGTGTTTCGAGAGGTTCGGCTGACGCGATACTTCGTCGTTACAAGGTATTGTTGATGCTACCAGTCAGCTTCATCCTTGTTACGTTCGCTCGTATTCGTCTCGATACTTGATCGCCACGCAACCGTACGCATGATCGACGCGATCATGCACATCGTGAAAGCTGCACAGCGACACTTCGGAAAGAAAATCGTGCCACTCGAAGTCTTTCTCAATCCTGTCGGATAATAAACGtatttcctcctcttctttctctcggCTCGTGGGATCGACGCTCTTTTCGATTAATCAGCCGCGTTTCTGCGCGATGACGCGCCACAAAAGCGCTTGGCCGTGTCGCTGACTCCTTGTTTGCGTCGTCGACACCACCTTTAGCCATTAGTCGCGCGACGTCGCCCCTTGCGCTCCAAGAGAAATCCTGCAAAGGCGTATAATTCGCGCGCACTCGCTCGCACGTGGGAATTCGTCGCGCGACAATGCAGCGCGGATATTTTGTAAAGCGGCGTGGCTGTCGCGCTTTATCACAGCGAAGGTGCACAGGACGCCTCGAGTTCGCGCCTTCGCTGAATGGAACGCGTTCACCGAACGTCCCCGCCGGGAATTAGccattcaattttataattacgaaattgCTAATGGAGCAGTCGGCGGCGAAGCTCGCGACGACTCGGGTCCCGCCTGGGGATAATTCTGTGTTCCGATCGTCGAGGGAAAGCGCGTTAGCGGATTCCAAACGGAGTGTGCAGCTTATTGTACGTTTGGATCGATCGCGTCTCTTCTAAACGACGCGCTCGTGAAGTTACTCGACGCTTTCGCTTCTGAGTGAATGGTTGATGATCAGGATTTTGAAGGTTTCTCCAAGGTTTCCTCCGTATTCataaatactttgaatatttctcgGTTTCGTTTGGTTCGTAAGTCTAGAATGTTTTTGTTTCTCGGTCTATGCCACTTTTGCACAATGATATAATAATGGGACGTTTAAAGAACACGTGCTTTGATAACAGAAGCTTTACTGTACGCTAAAAATTATGTGGGACCTTCAGGTTGCTTCGATAATCGTtcgaaactttgaaatttttccacAAGCCAGTCGACACACTGCCACtcttatacaaatttttcacaaCATTGAAATTACTTCACAACGTACCTGTTTGATTGTTTGAAATGTCACAAGTTATTAGACATGTTTCCAACGttcaatcttttaaatttagaaataagaATTCCTTTGAAATGCTTTGGAACTAAGAACGTTgagatacaaaataatttcaaacgtttcgtGTATAATACAAATCGTAAATGTTTGAGGTTTTGCATTACGCAACGATGGATCGGTGGTAAGCGGCAATTTCGCGACACGTGGTGCGACAATCGTTATCCAATTCCGCCGCTTATTATTATGCAATGCCACGCGTTTGCCGGCAATCACCACCGTTTGCACCGGCTTACTTATTGTCAGTCAGGGGGTTGATAAAACTTCGTTCAGGCTTCTTTATCGGGAACGCAGCCGTACATGGCTTTAGCGAAGTGGATTGAGGCCACGCGAATAGACCTGATCGAACGTAATAATTTCCCCGTTTTCATTTCACCCGGTGAATCATTCGTGGATCGGTGACATCGAAAGCGGACAATCGACTTATACGGCACGAAACGtgaatatcaaattaaacgAAGCTTATACGAACGCGATTTTTCTGTTTGTTACAGCTGAAAGGAAAACGTCGTTGGGAAAGGACTGGCATGGTTCCTGTTTACGATGCGAAAAGTGTAATAAAACTTTGACACCTGGTAGCCATTCGGAACACGAAGGCAAACCTTACTGTAATCATCCGTGTTATTCTGCTCTGTTTGGTCCTGGAGGTGAGTGACGAGTGAACATTCGATGGAAGAATTTGTGTTTACTCAGAACTACTAGAAGTCTTATTCGATTTATTTGTTGGAATAATTCTGCTTTGGATCTTGTGAATTCTATTCTCTTTTGATCGATTCGATTTATACGCGAACGTCGATGGATGTTCTAAAACTCATGGTTTCCATAATGGTcgatagaaagtaatttttagatttccttttatttttttatactttgacTGTTCTGTATCGATCTCTTAGAATCACGTTAACACAATTTATTTAACGTCGCGTCTCTTGGTACAATTTGCATTTCGATGATTTAGAGCTCGATGGATGATGGTGATCTTAATTTCAAATGGTATTTCTTAGTACTCATAGAGAATTATACGTGAATCTGTTTAGGACAGTTCAGTAAAATTAAAGGATTTTTCTTGGTCCTTCTTTTTACTTGCTGCAATCTCGATGGACTCTGCTGAAACATTTATTCTTGCGCATTGCAGGTTTCGGTCGAGGCGGCGCCGAGAGttacatttacaaaaaatgaaaaacccGAGGACTTCATGACGATGTAATACATAATGTTAATCTAATCGCGTTACCTGTACCgtagtaattatatttaatggaTAATGAACATATAGATTGCCTAAGCGTGaattatgtacaatattttcgTAACGATTATGAAATGTGTGGTTGCAAAGTATGGTATACttaagataattaattttttataaggTTGTATATTGCATAATGTATATCTGTTTACTACATATGTAGTTATAACATGGAATAAAACTTTAACGATGCCAGTTTGAAATCCAATGTAATGAAACTTGTGTCTACGTTTTTCATGATGGGTAAGGAAGATATCTGTATCACCTTTTGATGATCCGTTACCTATTATATCGACGAGCAGCTATGCAGAGCTCATTTCTACCCCATAATGGTGCTTTCGGAAAGTAGTCAAATAAAGGTAGGTGGCAGCTTGTGCTACGTGCATGCTTTGCATAATTGAACGggttattttaattcattgtAACATccgaattatttttcaatattctaaAACTCTTTCGCTAACTTTCTTAGTCactataatatgatataaaacgaaattttgtgGAAGAATTTTGCTTTTAACCATTACCGTAGGTAGGAAAAATGTCCTTTAATTGCAGAGAAACAGttgcaacaaaattttatatacgtattgtcgtttaataaaagtttctttattcGCTAGAAGACAACACGAGACGAATTTCATATAAAcctcatatttatttaaaaaggatGTACAGAGTTTTGTTTGCAAGTATCAACAGCGAGACTCGGCAAGAGCGGCGCACAGAACAAGAATATCACACGGGACGAAATGACAGCGAAATGAAggggaaaaaaataaaataataaagaaaagagataaaaCTGCTTGTTATTCGGATAAAAAGTCCACGGGACGCAGCATCCAAACCGAAATCTCGATTTCAcaagtattttgctattgagGGTACATCCTCTTCGTTTGAACGCTGCGCGAAAATGATTCTTCTCGTGACGCAAcggttttc
Coding sequences:
- the LOC132909733 gene encoding cysteine-rich protein 1-like, whose amino-acid sequence is MPNCPKCDKPVYFAERKTSLGKDWHGSCLRCEKCNKTLTPGSHSEHEGKPYCNHPCYSALFGPGGFGRGGAESYIYKK